The Toxorhynchites rutilus septentrionalis strain SRP chromosome 3, ASM2978413v1, whole genome shotgun sequence genome includes a region encoding these proteins:
- the LOC129774699 gene encoding FAD-dependent oxidoreductase domain-containing protein 1, translating into MIYTSKSFLLHRNCFKLLQRYSNRLSSTDRTKGDEPTPSKVGANTQNPISRTMKLLGNDMKNLKEFLLPSQQEKDSTDSYLERYRREDFQNHCDVLVIGGGGVGSSIAYWLKKRARSGLNVVVVEKDSTYQEASTCLSVGGLRQQFSIVENIQLSLYGAEFMRNIKQHLGEEVDINFTPYGYLMLASEQGAEQLQENSKLQNLLGAKNEILTAKRLKERFPWMNTDGIELGCHGLEKEGWFDPWALLSGFRKQAISFGAHYVDAEVVGFEFRQQSDILVEGLSPGEYEGLDKAYVKLKNGEIRDIKFAIAIIAAGAQSGKVAKMARIGAGKGILTVPLPVEPRKRYVYVYQCENDRGPGINTPLTIDPTGTYFRRDGLGGNYLGGKSPPPEEEPSVDNLDVDHAFFDSHVWPNLARLVPSFEAIKVKSAWAGYYEFNTFDENGIVGPHPYYNNLYIATGFSGHGIQQTPAIGRAISEMIIDGDFRTIDLKRFGFDRILVDQPLYEANIV; encoded by the exons ATGATCTACACAAGCAAAAGCTTCCTGTTACATCGAAATTGTTTCAAATTATTGCAACGCTATTCGAACAGATTATCATCAACAGATCGAACTAAAGGCGATGAGCCAACGCCTAGCAAAGTTGGGGCTAACACCCAAAACCCCATTTCAAGGACTATGAAGCTGCTGGGTAATGATATGAAAAATTTGAAGGAGTTTCTGCTTCCAAGTCAGCAGGAAAAAGATAGCACTGATAGCTATTTAGAACGATATCGAAGAGAAGACTTCCAAAACCATTGCGACGTTCTTGTTATCGGTGGTGGTGGCGTGGGATCGTCAATCGCCTATTGGTTGAAAAAACGTGCCAGAAGTGGACTCAACGTGGTGGTAGTCGAGAAGGACTCTACTTATCAGGAGGCATCCACGTGTTTGTCGGTTGGGGGATTGAGACAACAATTTTCAATTGTAGAGAACATTCAGTTGAGTTTATACGGCGCCGAATTCATGCGAAATATCAAGCAGCACCTCGGGGAGGAAGTAGATATCAATTTCACCCCATACGGCTACCTAATGTTAGCCTCTGAACAAGGAGCAGAACAGCTGCAGGAAAACTCAAAACTTCAGAATTTGTTGGGAGCTAAAAATGAAATTCTAACGGCGAAAAGATTGAAGGAAAGGTTTCCATGGATGAACACCGACGGAATTGAGCTTGGATGCCATGGTTTGGAAAAGGAGGGTTGGTTCGATCCTTGGGCTCTACTGTCGGGATTCAGAAAGCAGGCAATATCCTTTGGTGCGCACTATGTGGATGCAGAGGTTGTTGGTTTCGAATTTCGCCAACAATCAGATATTCTTGTGGAAGGCTTGAGTCCGGGTGAGTATGAAGGACTTGATAAGGCATATGTAAAGTTGAAAAACGGAGAAATACGCGATATAAAATTTGCTATTGCCATTATTGCTGCTGGAGCGCAGTCGGGGAAAGTGGCAAAAATGGCACGCATCGGAGCCGGGAAGGGCATACTGACCGTACCACTGCCTGTTGAACCGAGAAAACGTTACGTTTATGTGTACCAGTGTGAAAACGATAGAGGTCCAGGAATAAATACGCCACTTACGATAGACCCCACGGGTACCTATTTTAGACGCGACGGTCTAGGGGGTAATTATCTCGGCGGAAAAAGTCCACCACCCGAAGAGGAACCATCGGTGGACAACTTAGATGTAGACCATGCGTTTTTCGACAGCCACGTCTGGCCAAATCTGGCCAGATTGGTGCCAAGTTTCGAAGCGATCAAAGTGAAAAGCGCGTGGGCCGGGTATTACGAGTTCAACACGTTTGATGAAAATGGAATCGTGGGACCACATCCCTACTATAACAATCTCTACATCGCAACAGGATTCAGTGGGCATG GTATCCAACAAACACCTGCTATCGGCCGAGCTATCTCGGAAATGATAATTGACGGTGACTTCCGGACAATTGATTTGAAACGTTTTGGCTTTGACCGAATATTGGTTGATCAACCGCTTTACGAGGCAAATATCGTATGA
- the LOC129774704 gene encoding calcium load-activated calcium channel yields the protein MWSDTLLIVFISICTAFLGEGLTWVMVYRTEKYQKLKGEVEKQSKKLEKRKETHGDSLDKSHKKKIERDEEKLKNNNRDLSLVKMKSMFATGFAFTALLSMFNSIFDGRIVARLPFTPISWIQGLSHRNLPGDDYTECSFIFLYILCTMSIRQNIQKLLGFAPSRAASKQAGGLFGPTPGQFK from the exons ATGTGGTCTGATACCCTgctcatagtttttatttcaatatGCACGGCATTTCTTGGAGAAG GATTGACCTGGGTGATGGTCTATCGAACGGAGAAATATCAGAAATTGAAGGGCGAAGTAGAAAAGCAAAGCAAGAAAT TGGAAAAAAGGAAGGAAACACATGGGGATTCTCTTGATAAATCGCACAAGAAAAAAATTGAGCGCGACGAGGAAaagctcaaaaacaacaatcggGATTTGTCCCTAGTGAAGATGAAATCTATGTTTGCAACGGGGTTTGCCTTTACTGCATTACTTAGCATGTTCAACAGCAT CTTCGACGGACGAATTGTTGCACGGTTGCCATTTACGCCAATTTCCTGGATCCAGGGCCTTAGTCATCGTAATTTGCCTGGAGATGACTATACGGAATGCTCATTCATATTTCTGTATATACTCTGTACAATGTCGATCCGACAAAATATCCAAAAACTGCTAGGATTTGCGCCTTCACGAGCAGCCAGTAAACAAGCCGGTGGACTGTTTGGACCAACGCCAGGCCAATTCAAGTAA
- the LOC129775774 gene encoding probable 26S proteasome non-ATPase regulatory subunit 3: MVTQTSTEPSPATQDVEMENVEDTEAAKKDAELLTIQEIREQARQIDKAVVSKEPRFILRVLRSLPNTRRKLSLIVVRSLAVQLYPAGSEREGIMAYIEEFPEGAQETELPRPRAAIKSPLPEVDAYFHLLLLVRLLDKNELAKAGKCSQDLMTKIFGQNRRSLDLIAAKSYFYHSRVAELNGDLESIRSFLHSRLRTATLRNDFEGQAVLINCLLRNYLHYSLYDQADKLVNKSVFPETASNNEWARFLYYLGRIKAAKLDYSAAHKHLVQALRKAPQQAAVGFRQTVQKLVIVVELLLGDIPERQIFRQSALRRSLGPYFQLTQAVRLGNLQRFGEVLENFGDQFRQDHTFTLIIRLRHNVIKTAIRSIGLSYSRISPQDIARKLGLDSSEDAEFVVAKAIRDGVIEATLDPEKGYMRSKESTDIYSTREPQLAFHQRISFCLDLHNQSVKAMRYPPKSYGKELESAEERREREQQDLELAKEMAEEDDDGF, translated from the coding sequence ATGGTCACCCAAACTTCGACGGAACCATCTCCTGCCACTCAGGACGTCGAGATGGAAAACGTTGAGGACACGGAGGCTGCGAAAAAAGATGCCGAGCTGCTTACCATCCAGGAGATCCGTGAACAGGCTCGGCAGATTGATAAAGCGGTGGTCAGCAAGGAACCAAGATTCATTCTGCGAGTTCTGAGATCTTTACCCAACACGAGACGGAAGCTGAGTTTGATTGTGGTTAGGTCACTTGCCGTGCAACTGTATCCAGCCGGTTCCGAGAGAGAAGGCATCATGGCCTACATAGAGGAATTTCCAGAAGGTGCCCAGGAGACTGAATTACCAAGACCCCGAGCTGCTATCAAGAGTCCCTTGCCTGAAGTGGATGCCTATTTCCATTTGCTCTTGTTGGTAAGACTATTGGATAAGAATGAGTTGGCTAAGGCCGGGAAATGTTCGCAAGATTTAATGACGAAGATTTTTGGGCAGAACAGAAGATCGCTCGATTTAATTGCCGCTAAGAGCTACTTTTATCATTCGAGGGTGGCAGAGCTGAATGGTGATTTGGAGAGCATCAGAAGTTTCCTGCACTCGAGACTCCGAACCGCAACATTGCGGAATGATTTCGAAGGTCAGGCTGTATTGATAAATTGCTTGTTGAGAAACTATTTGCACTACTCTTTGTATGATCAAGCAGATAAGTTGGTAAATAAATCAGTGTTCCCCGAAACGGCCAGCAACAACGAGTGGGCTCGTTTCTTGTATTACTTGGGACGCATTAAGGCAGCCAAGCTGGATTATAGCGCAGCGCATAAACACCTCGTCCAAGCATTGCGTAAAGCACCACAACAAGCAGCTGTTGGATTCCGTCAAACAGTTCAAAAGCTGGTTATTGTCGTTGAGCTTCTTCTCGGAGATATACCTGAGCGTCAAATTTTCCGCCAGTCTGCTTTGCGACGCTCTCTTGGTCCATACTTCCAGCTCACCCAGGCCGTTCGTCTGGGAAATCTTCAACGCTTCGGAGAGGTTTTGGAGAATTTCGGTGACCAGTTCCGCCAGGATCACACATTCACCCTTATCATACGTCTGCGGCACAACGTAATCAAAACAGCAATTCGATCCATTGGCCTATCGTACAGTCGTATCAGTCCCCAGGACATCGCCCGCAAGCTGGGATTAGATTCGTCAGAAGATGCGGAATTCGTTGTTGCGAAAGCAATTCGAGATGGCGTCATCGAAGCAACACTCGATCCGGAGAAAGGCTACATGCGCAGCAAGGAAAGCACCGATATTTATTCGACACGTGAGCCTCAACTTGCGTTCCACCAACGTATCAGCTTCTGTTTGGACCTCCACAACCAAAGTGTGAAAGCAATGCGGTACCCTCCTAAATCGTATGGTAAGGAGCTGGAAAGTGCCGAAGAGAGACGCGAACGTGAACAGCAGGATCTTGAGTTGGCCAAGGAAATGGCCGAGGAGGATGATGATGGATTTTAA